A single window of Paracoccus albus DNA harbors:
- a CDS encoding TfoX/Sxy family protein — MAYDKALAERARNVLAALGGAEEISMMGGLCFLRGGNMACGVNGDRLMVRLGAEGAAAAMNDPDVGPLNIGGGRSPKAFVTVSPAGTADDAALEMWISRGVSFADSLPAKKR, encoded by the coding sequence ATGGCATATGACAAGGCTTTGGCGGAGCGAGCTCGTAATGTTCTGGCGGCTTTGGGCGGTGCCGAAGAAATTTCCATGATGGGCGGGCTTTGCTTTCTGCGGGGTGGCAACATGGCCTGCGGCGTCAATGGTGATCGGCTGATGGTTCGCCTTGGCGCCGAAGGCGCAGCCGCCGCGATGAACGATCCCGATGTCGGCCCCCTGAACATCGGTGGGGGCCGCAGCCCGAAAGCCTTCGTCACAGTGTCACCAGCCGGGACGGCCGATGATGCGGCACTGGAAATGTGGATTTCGCGAGGCGTCAGCTTCGCCGACAGCCTGCCTGCAAAAAAACGCTAG